The Paraburkholderia largidicola DNA segment TTGCATCACCGTGCACCCCAGCCCCCGCAGCGCATCAGCCTGCGCCTCCGTCTGCACGCCCTCGGCAACACATACCAACTCAAGCGATCGGCACAACTCCAGAATACTGCGCACGATATCCCGCGCCGCGGGATCACTATCAATCCGATCCAGAAACCCGCGATCGATCTTGACCTTATCCAGCGGCAGCCGGTGAATACAGGTAAGACTCGAATACCCCGTGCCGAAATCATCGAGCGAAATATGCACGCCAAGCCGCTTGAACGCATCGAGCGAAGCAGACGCCTGCTCGAAATCCTGAATGACGGCAGTCTCCGTCACCTCGAACGTCAAGCGGTCGGGCGCGATGCCGCTGTCGCGAATCATGTCCGCAATGTTCTCAACCGCCTCAGCCGAACCAATATCCCGCGCAGACAGATTAAACGCGACACGCACGGCCGGATCACACTCCCGCATCGTCGCGAGCACCTTGCGCAACAGCGCGGCCGTCACGGAATGAATGAAATCGCTGCGTTCAGCAACCTTGATGAAGAGCGACGGAGGCACATCGCCAAGCGTCGGACTGCGCCATCGCGCAAGCGCCTCATACGACACCACGCGTTCGCGCAGCGTGTCGACGATTGGCTGAAAATGCAGCGTCATCTCGCGCTCGAGGTCGGCATGCCGCAATGCCTGTTCGACCTGTCCCAACTCGCGAATCTGCTTTTCATGCTCCGACGAGAAGATCGTCGTGCCCCCTCGTCGATACTCCTTCGCGAAGTACAACGCGTAGTCCGCACGCTCGAACAGTTGCGCGGGTGACAGACCCGCGTCGGGATAAACCGCAAACCCGAGCGATCCTGACAGCCGCGCAGTCGCGCCAGGCCACGCATACGGCGCACGCAGCGTTGCGCAGATCGCCGCGCCGATGTCGCGCAGATCCTGCGTCTCGCGCACGTCCGTCACCAGCAGGCCGAACTCGTCGCCGCCCAGGCGCGCCAGCCTGATGCGCGGCCCCGACACATCGAGCAGCCGCCGGCCCACCTCTTCGAGCACACGGTCGCCCGCGCCGTGGCCGTACAGATCGTTGACCTGCTTGAAGCCGTCGAGATCGATCACGCCGACGGCAAAACGCACATGCCCTTCCTGTGCCGTTTGAAAAAGCGCGTCGAGATCGGCGAGAAAACGTCGGCGGTTCGGCAGCCCTGTCAGGATGTCGAGATTGGCGAGGCGCGAATTTTCGTCGCTCAGCCGTTGCAGTTCGGCCTGCTTCGCCTGCAATGCATGCTTCGATTCAACCAGATTCGCAAAGTCGCGATAGTAGGTGACCAGAACGAAGATCATCGCGACAGCAACGAGCAACATGTTGATCGCAATCGCGACGAGCACGCCGTTCTGCGTCAACGAAAAGAACAGCGAGAACGGCACGATGACGATGGCCGTCAACAGCAACGCGGCCTTGCGCATGTGCATCAGACAGAAAATGCAGCCGATCACCGTAATCGACATGTAGAACGCAACATGCGCGCGAGCGTACGGGTCGCCATACGGGAAGAGCAGCAATCCCCAGCCGGTGAAGATGACGCCCAATAATGCGATCAGCCACACCGTGGTCTTGAGCCGCGACGCGATCTGCTCGTCCGTCAGCGACGCGAGGTGTTTTCTTCGCCTAACCCACACGACGAGCCGGATCGCGCAGGCCGAGCACATCGCGAGCGGCACCCAGATGGCGAGCCACGCCGGCGCGACGGCGACGTGCGTCGCGGCCACGGCAACGCTATTGACCACGAGGATCACATACAGCAGCGGCAATTGACGCGAGAAAGCGTCGAACTGCGAGCGCGACAGCGCAGCCTTCACGGCGGGAACAGTACGAAACGAGGCGAGGTCCTGCGGGCGAATCATGGCTCGGCAGCGTGAATGGGTCAGCAAGTCCAGGTGCGCCGCCTGTCGATACACCCAGGCTGCGAGAGGCGGTGGCGTCTGTCGCGTTCCTGCATGTTTACGGCAGTTTTCCGGCGAACCTGATGATACGAGAGCGACCCGCTCCGCCAGTAAAGAATGCAGAGAGATGCACCACGCTGTCTCGACGGCGCCACACACGCTTGCGCAACACACGCGCGTAATGCTCGCAAAAAGCCCTTTTTTGCGGGGTATTCGTCAGATCAATAGCGCGAAACCAGCGGCACCGTCACCCGCCCACGACCACTGCCGCGATCTCGACGAACAGAATTTTCACGATCGTCATCGACGGAAAGATCATGGCGTAGCCGATATCGGGGCGGTCGGTGGGCGCGATGCGATTTGCGAACGCGAGGATCGCCGGGTTGCCCGTCGCGCCGCTGATCACGCCAACGGTCGCATCGAACGGCAGGCGAAATAGCCACAGGCAGCACGCCGCCGTGATGCACACCAGTGCGATCAGAATCGCCGCGCCATATAGCAGGAACGAGATGCCCGTAAGACCGATCGTCGCAAAGAACTTCGGTCCCGACGACAACCCCACTTGCGCGAGAAACACCGTCAGCCCGAAATTGCGCAGCACGAGATTCGCCGAAAGCGGCATCGTCCAGACGAGTCCACCCACGCGCCTGATCTTGCCGAGATAGAGCGCGACCAGCAGCAGCGCGGCAAGCCCGAGCGACAACTTGCCGACACCGGGTATCGGCAGCGGAATCAGGCCGACCAGCAAGCCCAGCGCCGCGCCGACGCCGATCGAGATGTAGCTCAACTCCGCCGTTCCCTTGATCGAATCGCCGAACAGCTTGCGCACGGCGTCGCGTTGACCGGGGCCGATCAGCAATCCCACACGGTCGCCGAACTCGAGTATCAGTTCGGGACTCGGCAGCATGTCGGCGTCGCCGCGACGCACGTGCGCGATCGAACAGACCATGCCTTCGGGAAAGCGGATATCGCGCAGCGCGCGGCCGACCACGATGCGACTCGATGCGAACACGCGCAGATAGTCGAGGTCTTCGCGGAAACGCATCATGCGTCCGGGGTGCAATTCGCCGAGCATTTCGGTGGCCTTGCGCAACTCGTCGAGGTCCATCGAGGTCGCGAGCAGCACGTCGTCGGTTTGCATGACGAAATCGTCGGCGGGCAGCTGGTTGTGATGTGCGCGCCGCACGGCCGCGATGCCGAGGCCCGCGGGCAGGCGCGCTTTCAGTTCGGGAAACGTGAGGCCGACGAACGCCTGGTTGCGCAGCGCGATCTCGGCCGTCTCCATGAGGTGCGCGGGCGGCGCTTCGATCTTGCGCGCCAGTGCGATGCTCAGCAGATAGAGAAACAGGATCGGCCCGGCGACGCCGAACGGATACGCGACGCTATAACCGACGGCGGCGCCTTCGCCCTTCAGCACGGCAAGCACCGCCTGCAGACTTGCCGTGCTCGTGCCCGCGCCCGCATACAGGCCGAGCGCCTGATCGAGCTTCACGCCGAACAGCGGTCCGAGTGCAAGCGACACGAAGCCTGCGCCGATCACGCCGAGGACGGCGGCTGCGTTCGCCTTGAGCCCATCGGCACTCGACAGACCGGCGAAAAACTGCGCGCCGTACTGCACGCCGATGCCATAGAGAAACAGCAACAGCCCCAGCGTGCCGAGCACTGCGGGCGGCGCGGACTTTGGCGCGAAACCGCCGATCGCGAGCCCGACGAAGAGCACCGCGCCCGAGCCGAGCGCTACGCCTTTGATGCTGCACTCGCCGATGACATAGCCTAGCGCGACGGTGAGGAACAAGGTGAGCAACGGTTGCGATTCGAGCAATGTGCGGATTGCATCCATGTCCGCTCCCTAAGTTGTGGGCAGGGTGTGTGCGTTTGTTGCGCTATCGCGCATGTATTGCCAGATCAATCATAGACGCTGTGCGGGGCGGCACCTGCTTTTGGTTGTCGGCGACGCTGGATGGTTCGCCTGGTTTGCTGCTGGCATCCGCGTTTTTTTAACGTGCTGCACGCGTTGCCCCTGTGCGGGGCGGCACCTGCGTTTGGTTGTCTGCGACGTGATGGTTCGCCTGGTTTGCTGCTGGCATCCGCGTTTTGTTAGCGTGCTGCACGCGTCGCCCCTGTGCGGGGCGGCACCTGCGTTTGGTTGTCTGCGACGCTGGATGGTTCGCCTGGTTTGCTGCTGGCATCCGCGTTTTGTTAACGTGCTGCACGCGTCGCCCCTGTGCGGGGCGGCACCTACTTTTCTTTGCCGCCGCAAAGAAAAGTAGGCAAAAGAAAGCGGCTAACACCGCCAATCCTTGTTCCTGCCTGAGGGCCCCCAGCGGGTCTTACGCTTCACACGGCAACGCCCTGGTTCGTGCTCGTTGCCAACGTTCTCTCTGTACGCCTCACCCACTTCACGCACCCGCATCACAGCGTGCCATGCCAGATAGTCCACGGCCGCCCAGGTGGCAAACTGTGTGTAGGCCCAAGGACTCCATATGCCTCACTCCGGACCGATAGCGCATGCGTTCCACCCTGTAAGAGCGCCGCGCTATACGACGCGACAACCTACACACAGTTTGCCACCTGGGCGGCGCATACCGTTCGCTGCCGCTGGCC contains these protein-coding regions:
- a CDS encoding putative bifunctional diguanylate cyclase/phosphodiesterase — protein: MIRPQDLASFRTVPAVKAALSRSQFDAFSRQLPLLYVILVVNSVAVAATHVAVAPAWLAIWVPLAMCSACAIRLVVWVRRRKHLASLTDEQIASRLKTTVWLIALLGVIFTGWGLLLFPYGDPYARAHVAFYMSITVIGCIFCLMHMRKAALLLTAIVIVPFSLFFSLTQNGVLVAIAINMLLVAVAMIFVLVTYYRDFANLVESKHALQAKQAELQRLSDENSRLANLDILTGLPNRRRFLADLDALFQTAQEGHVRFAVGVIDLDGFKQVNDLYGHGAGDRVLEEVGRRLLDVSGPRIRLARLGGDEFGLLVTDVRETQDLRDIGAAICATLRAPYAWPGATARLSGSLGFAVYPDAGLSPAQLFERADYALYFAKEYRRGGTTIFSSEHEKQIRELGQVEQALRHADLEREMTLHFQPIVDTLRERVVSYEALARWRSPTLGDVPPSLFIKVAERSDFIHSVTAALLRKVLATMRECDPAVRVAFNLSARDIGSAEAVENIADMIRDSGIAPDRLTFEVTETAVIQDFEQASASLDAFKRLGVHISLDDFGTGYSSLTCIHRLPLDKVKIDRGFLDRIDSDPAARDIVRSILELCRSLELVCVAEGVQTEAQADALRGLGCTVMQGFFFGEPAPFEEQSLEV
- a CDS encoding TrkA C-terminal domain-containing protein, with the translated sequence MDAIRTLLESQPLLTLFLTVALGYVIGECSIKGVALGSGAVLFVGLAIGGFAPKSAPPAVLGTLGLLLFLYGIGVQYGAQFFAGLSSADGLKANAAAVLGVIGAGFVSLALGPLFGVKLDQALGLYAGAGTSTASLQAVLAVLKGEGAAVGYSVAYPFGVAGPILFLYLLSIALARKIEAPPAHLMETAEIALRNQAFVGLTFPELKARLPAGLGIAAVRRAHHNQLPADDFVMQTDDVLLATSMDLDELRKATEMLGELHPGRMMRFREDLDYLRVFASSRIVVGRALRDIRFPEGMVCSIAHVRRGDADMLPSPELILEFGDRVGLLIGPGQRDAVRKLFGDSIKGTAELSYISIGVGAALGLLVGLIPLPIPGVGKLSLGLAALLLVALYLGKIRRVGGLVWTMPLSANLVLRNFGLTVFLAQVGLSSGPKFFATIGLTGISFLLYGAAILIALVCITAACCLWLFRLPFDATVGVISGATGNPAILAFANRIAPTDRPDIGYAMIFPSMTIVKILFVEIAAVVVGG